Proteins from a genomic interval of Rosa chinensis cultivar Old Blush chromosome 2, RchiOBHm-V2, whole genome shotgun sequence:
- the LOC112187977 gene encoding probable ethanolamine kinase: protein MGAVKNIWNEREVAEAPDCSQIQIPTSSLSVDPSLPLPQITPLITELCKDLFEKWSNLDDSRFSVETVSGGITNLLLKATAKEEGGNDVSVTVRLYGPNTDYVINRERELQAIKYLSAAGFGANLLAVFGNGMVQSFINVRTLAPLDMRNPKLAAEIARELRRFHQVEIPGSKEPQLWIDMFKFYEKASSLEFDDSEKQKIYKTISFSEVYNEIVELKELTSHFNAPVVFSHNDLLSGNIMANDEEEKLYFIDFEYGSYNYRGFDIGNHFNEYAGYECDYSLYPTKEEQYHFFRHYLGPDKPQETKIWKLSMVEANTYMLASHLYWALWGIVQAKFSPIKFDYLGYFFLRYNEYKKQKEKCLSLARSFLSRSEAG, encoded by the exons ATGGGAGCGGTGAAGAACATCTGGAACGAGAGGGAAGTAGCTGAAGCTCCAGATTGCTCTCAGATCCAAATCCCCACTTCTTCTCTCTCCGTCGACCCTTCCCTCCCTCTCCCCCAAATCACGCCGCTCATAAc AGAGTTGTGCAAGGATCTTTTTGAGAAATGGTCAAATTTGGACGATTCTCGCTTCTCCGTCGAGACGGTTTCCGGCGGCATCACGAATCTGT TACTGAAGGCTACTGCGAAGGAGGAAGGTGGAAATGACGTGTCTGTAACAGTCAGATTGTATGGCCCTAACACCGATTACGTTATCAATCGCGAAAGAGAATTGCAG GCGATCAAGTACCTCTCGGCCGCAGGGTTTGGTGCAAATTTGCTTGCAGTTTTTGGAAATGGAATGGTGCAGTCGTTTATAAATGTACGTACACTTGCCCCATTAG ACATGAGAAATCCAAAGCTGGCCGCCGAAATTGCGAGGGAACTACGCAGATTCCATCAGGTGGAAATTCCAGGTTCTAAGGAACCTCAGCTGTGGATTGACATGTTCAAGTTCTACGAGAAAG CCTCTTCTCTTGAATTTGATGACAGCGAGAAGCAGAAAATCTACAAAACTATTTCATTTAGTGAAGTTTACAATGAAATCGTTGAGCTCAAG GAATTGACTAGCCATTTTAATGCTCCGGTGGTTTTTTCTCACAATGACTTGCTTTCTGGAAATATAATGGCTAATGACGAAGAAG AGAAACTCTACTTCATTGATTTCGAGTATGGATCATACAATTACAGAGGCTTTGACATCGGGAATCACTTTAATGAATATGCAGGCTATGAATGTGACTACAGCTT ATACCCAACCAAGGAAGAACAATACCATTTCTTCAGGCATTATTTGGGACCTGACAAACCACAGGAG ACAAAGATCTGGAAGCTCTCTATGGTTGAGGCAAATACATATATGTTAGCTTCGCACTTGTACTGGGCTTTATGGGGAATAGTCCAG GCGAAGTTTTCTCCAATCAAGTTTGATTATCTTGGTTACTTCTTCCTGCGATACAACGAATACAAAAAGCAGAAGGAAAAGTGCTTATCGTTGGCAAGATCATTCCTGTCACGATCTGAGGCAGGGTAA
- the LOC112183497 gene encoding F-box/kelch-repeat protein At1g55270, with protein sequence MEMGWWGFGLPEKEESKRPSWYLSATVEEFHGCRSKPARGESSRNQSPLLPGLPDDLAIACLIRVPRVEHRKLRLVCKRWYRLLAGNFFYSLRKSIGIAEEWIYLIKRDRDGKISWHAFDPVYQLWQSLPPVPKEYSEALGFGCAVLGGCHLYLFGGKDPLKGSMRRVIFYSARTNKWHRAPDMLRRRHFFGSCVINNCLYVAGGENEGVHRSLRSAEVYDPNKNRWSFISDMSTAMVPFIGVVYEGKWFLKGLGSHRQVLSEVYQPENDSWYSVYDGMVAGWRNPSASLNGHLYALECKDGCKLRVYDEATDSWSKHIDSKIHLGNSRALEAASLVPLNGKLCIIRNNMSISLVDVSKSNDAGGASAEHLWETLAGKGQFRTMVTNLWSSLAGRNRLKSHIVHCQVLQA encoded by the exons atggagatggggtgGTGGGGGTTTGGCTT GCCGGAGAAGGAAGAAAGCAAAAGGCCGAGCTGGTACTTGTCTGCTACAGTGGAAGAGTTCCATGGATGCAGAAGTAAGCCTGCACGTGGTGAGAGTAGCCGCAATCAATCCCCTCTTCTTCCTGGACTCCCCGATGATCTTGCTATTGCTTGCCTAATTCGGGTCCCAAGAGTGGAGCATCGTAAGCTCCGCCTAGTTTGCAAAAGATGGTACCGTCTTCTGGCTGGCAACTTCTTTTACTCTCTCCGTAAGAGCATTGGCATTGCCGAAGAATGGATATACTTGATTAAAAGAGATCGAGATGGGAAAATATCTTGGCATGCCTTTGACCCTGTATACCAGCTATGGCAGTCCCTTCCTCCTGTCCCTAAGGAATATTCTGAAGCTCTTGGATTTGGTTGTGCTGTACTCGGTGGCTGTCACCTCTATCTGTTTGGAGGAAAGGACCCTCTAAAGGGATCAATGAGACGAGTCATTTTTTACAGTGCCAGGACCAATAAATGGCATCGTGCCCCAGATATGCTTCGCAGGCGACATTTTTTTGGCTCGTGTGTTATAAATAACTGCCTCTATGTTGCTGGTGGAGAGAATGAGGGGGTGCATAGGTCCTTGAGATCAGCAGAAGTCTATGATCCCAACAAGAATAGATGGTCCTTCATTTCAGATATGAGCACTGCAATGGTGCCTTTCATTGGGGTTGTCTACGAAGGCAAATGGTTCTTAAAGGGGCTCGGGTCTCATCGACAAGTCCTGAGTGAGGTCTATCAACCAGAAAATGACAGCTGGTACTCTGTGTATGACGGAATGGTTGCAGGCTGGCGGAACCCCAGTGCTTCTTTAAATGGGCATCTCTATGCTTTGGAGTGCAAGGATGGCTGCAAACTCAGAGTTTACGATGAGGCAACTGATTCTTGGAGCAAGCATATCGACAGTAAGATACATTTGGGTAACTCTAGGGCCTTGGAGGCAGCTTCCCTGGTTCCCCTTAACGGTAAACTTTGCATCATCCGAAATAATATGAGTATTTCACTTGTTGATGTTTCGAAATCAAATGATGCTGGTGGAGCAAGTGCTGAACATCTGTGGGAAACTCTAGCAGGCAAAGGGCAGTTCAGGACAATGGTCACAAATCTGTGGTCAAGCCTTGCCGGCAGAAACCGCCTGAAAAGTCACATAGTTCACTGCCAGGTTCTTCAAGCTTAG
- the LOC112187555 gene encoding uncharacterized protein LOC112187555, protein MQRQLLNKLSWRAVNGFAQFTQRRAMHDRNKKAMELIAKGWSALKEVDRVIDYCELNDRRLIPLLRAAKDNFELALETDNSNTHARYWLSRLHLKYHVPGACKAIGAALLVEAANMGDADAQYELACRLRVENEYVQSDQQAFHYLEKAVDQLHPGALYLLGAVYLTGDCVQKDVASALWCFHRASEKGHAGAAIAYGSLLLQGVEVPESVMNLTSKRGSLARKARKNAESLVRDQAGMARERFQIAAKAGCDLGLKWLERLDEEEKHLLTENAMVENAQGGKKVC, encoded by the exons ATGCAGCGGCAGCTCTTGAACAAGCTCAGCTGGAGAGCCGTCAATGGATTTGCTCAGTTCACTCAAAGG AGAGCGATGCACGATAGGAACAAGAAGGCAATGGAGTTAATAGCCAAAGGGTGGAGCGCTCTGAAGGAAGTTGATAGAGTCATTGATTACTGCGAGCTCAATGATCGCCGCCTCATTCCTTTATTAAGG GCAGCAAAAGATAATTTTGAGTTGGCTCTAGAGACTGACAACTCAAATACCCATGCCAGGTATTGGTTGTCCAGATTGCATTTGAAATACCATGTCCCAGGGGCGTGCAAAGCTAT AGGAGCTGCTTTGTTAGTTGAAGCGGCAAATATGGGTGATGCAGATGCACAATATGAACTTGCTTGTCGTCTTAGAGTTGAG AATGAATATGTCCAATCGGATCAACAAGCTTTCCATTATCTGGAGAAGGCAGTTGACCAG TTGCATCCTGGTGCTCTTTACCTTCTGGGTGCTGTGTATCTGACCGGAGACTGTGTCCAGAAAGATGTTGCATCCGCCTTATGGTGTTTCCATAGGGCATCAGAGAAG GGACATGCTGGTGCCGCTATAGCATAtggttctcttcttcttcaag GTGTTGAAGTCCCAGAATCTGTGATGAACTTGACTTCAAAAAGGGGTTCTTTAGCCAGAAAGGCAAGAAAGAATGCAGAAAGCCTTGTAAGAGACCAGGCAGGAATGGCAAGAGAGCGGTTTCAGATTGCTGCAAAAGCAGGATGTGATCTTGGACTTAAATGGTTGGAAAGACTTGACGAGGAAGAGAAGCATCTATTGACTGAAAATGCAATGGTAGAAAATGCCCAAGGAGGAAAGAAGGTGTGTTAA
- the LOC112183500 gene encoding uncharacterized protein LOC112183500 gives MVFFLPKKDDNTIARTKVLENVLTSTSQGDPYKELWRRIWKATVPGKVQIYVWRACSNLLPTRAKLSTKGYQGDLQCLLCSHAYEDTSHVFCKCPIATAILTASPFNLGSSLLPSLEFKEWLLDHARNLPNDLFAKLLMILWALWKNRNNMLWNHTKQSAEELVLSSLAWLEEFGKANKINKTALSKPKQAWRPAGYGTWKLNVDGSFLPGIAHGGVRGVLHDDAGQFRAAFAAPIPAVASTRQVELWAIKEGLKLVATMQVSNIIIETDCLEAVSCIAETQFTYVHDEGIIDDIRQELNHRTDISVQHK, from the exons ATGGTGTTTTTCCTCCCAAAGAAGGATGATAATACG ATTGCTCGAACCAAAGTGTTGGAGAATGTTTTAACTTCTACATCTCAAGGTGATCCGTACAAAGAATTATGGCGCAGGATTTGGAAAGCAACAGTGCCTGGAAAGGTTCAGATTTATGTTTGGCGTGCATGCTCAAATCTCCTTCCTACAAGAGCCAAACTTTCCACTAAGGGGTATCAAGGTGACCTGCAGTGTCTCCTATGTTCTCATGCTTATGAGGACACTTCCCATGTCTTTTGTAAATGTCCTATTGCTACTGCCATACTCACTGCATCCCCTTTTAATTTGGGGAGTAGCTTACTGCCGTCTTTGGAATTTAAAGAGTGGTTATTGGACCATGCTCGGAATCTGCCAAATGACTTGTTTGCTAAACTCCTCATGATCTTATGGGCCTTGTGGAAAAACAGGAATAATATGTTGTGGAATCATACTAAACAATCGGCTGAGGAGTTGGTACTTAGCTCACTGGCGTGGCTGGAGGAGTTTGggaaagcaaacaaaataaacaaaactgcTCTCTCAAAACCGAAGCAAGCGTGGAGGCCAGCAGGTTATGGTACATGGAAACTCAATGTTGATGGAAGTTTTCTCCCAGGAATTGCTCATGGAGGAGTCAGGGGTGTCTTGCATGATGATGCAGGACAATTTCGAGCTGCCTTCGCAGCTCCAATCCCAGCTGTTGCGTCAACAAGACAAGTTGAGCTATGGGCCATCAAGGAGGGCTTAAAACTGGTGGCCACAATGCAGGTCAGCAATATCATTATCGAAACAGACTGCCTGGAAGCTGTGTCTTGTATTGCAGAGACCCAATTTACTTATGTTCATGATGAAGGGATAATTGATGATATTCGGCAGGAGCTAAACCATAGAACTGACATTAGTGTGCAGCataaataa